The proteins below are encoded in one region of Stieleria sp. JC731:
- a CDS encoding c-type cytochrome: MENAFVYRSIAVLISSCIGRGLTWEIARQVVCFAAFLLLVILASSGVCIAEEPFVIAFDRFGQHDEIDKATSGALLVSELNCVACHDSDDPWLQPKGGPRLEGAGNRIQSEWIREFLQSPHAAKPGTTMPDVLSQLPSGQRDEAIESLVAFLSSRQKEFTQPKAGGALPVIHQFWNHGDTQRGKQLFHTIGCVACHQPSRDFDTAEATPSAIDELIEQLDADELEDLGLASAARRVQSIPLPDLSAKYSYQSLTTFLLWPHEIRPNARMPSLRLSPAESADIAAYLVGLGDPSKTPQEIRSRTFADDLIAKGAKLFAELNCQRCHQTTDLPDQSAGRPFRELDFEADTGCLNNTSGRSPRYGLTQIQKDAITTFAIAEEGPLADPENQIRHRMLQLNCFGCHERGSIGGVGRYRKPYFETFHHVDLGDEGRLPPTLQKVENKLNSNVLAKVFDSKTSSHRPFMKARMPAYSAEAVKPILSGLSKLASASDTTHLELGDDSKKAIDVGRELVNTGCVQCHAFGGESLPGVVGIDLQQIDQRIRPDWFYEFVKNPNAVKERTRMPTFFPNGESNRKDLLDGDVDRQLAAIWAYLGKLPGSGLPRSIDEIRSANFELVPNENPIVLRTFMDDAGTHAIAVGFRQELNFAFDAERLRLALMWKGRFLDAKGTWYERFTPPANPLGTERIVFPLNAGRLLPDERAQFRGYRLDEHGVPTFLYRIGDLDFTDKISPSSEKSLRRTVTMTQLKSSANRLQLHLHSGKELRLDARNPLSCTDELGLSVRLLSPDLTTEIRQVDLMKVWLLKAATGNKQKIELEYQW, translated from the coding sequence ATGGAAAACGCGTTTGTTTATCGCTCCATTGCAGTCCTCATCTCTAGTTGCATCGGCCGAGGATTAACCTGGGAAATAGCGCGACAGGTTGTCTGTTTTGCGGCCTTTCTGCTGCTGGTGATATTGGCGAGCAGTGGTGTCTGTATTGCTGAAGAGCCATTCGTCATCGCATTCGACCGCTTCGGTCAGCATGATGAGATCGACAAAGCCACCAGTGGTGCTCTGTTGGTGAGTGAACTGAACTGTGTTGCTTGTCACGATTCAGATGATCCTTGGTTGCAACCCAAAGGTGGCCCTCGATTAGAAGGTGCCGGGAACCGAATTCAGTCAGAATGGATCCGCGAATTTCTTCAATCTCCCCATGCCGCGAAGCCTGGCACAACGATGCCGGATGTCTTAAGTCAGCTTCCCAGCGGACAGCGAGACGAGGCGATTGAATCTTTGGTGGCGTTTTTGTCCTCAAGGCAAAAGGAATTCACGCAGCCGAAAGCGGGTGGCGCACTCCCGGTCATCCATCAGTTCTGGAATCATGGTGACACGCAACGTGGAAAACAGTTGTTCCACACGATTGGTTGCGTTGCGTGTCATCAGCCCAGTCGGGATTTCGATACCGCCGAAGCGACTCCTTCAGCAATCGATGAACTAATCGAACAGCTTGATGCCGACGAATTGGAAGACCTTGGACTTGCATCTGCAGCACGTCGGGTTCAGTCAATTCCACTGCCTGATCTTTCGGCAAAATACTCCTACCAGTCTTTAACCACATTTTTGTTGTGGCCACACGAAATCCGACCCAACGCCAGGATGCCTTCGCTTCGGTTGTCGCCTGCAGAGTCAGCCGATATCGCTGCCTACTTAGTTGGCCTAGGAGACCCGTCTAAGACGCCGCAAGAAATTCGATCTCGAACATTCGCAGATGACTTGATCGCCAAGGGGGCAAAGCTATTTGCCGAACTGAACTGTCAACGCTGTCATCAAACTACAGATTTGCCCGATCAATCTGCTGGACGCCCTTTTCGCGAACTCGATTTCGAAGCGGACACGGGATGTCTAAACAATACTAGTGGTCGTTCGCCACGATACGGACTGACGCAAATCCAAAAGGACGCGATCACGACGTTTGCGATAGCGGAAGAGGGTCCACTGGCAGATCCAGAGAACCAGATCCGTCATCGAATGTTGCAGCTGAATTGTTTTGGGTGTCATGAGCGAGGCAGCATTGGGGGCGTTGGCCGATACCGAAAGCCATATTTCGAAACCTTTCATCATGTCGACCTCGGTGATGAAGGACGCTTGCCACCGACTCTTCAAAAGGTAGAAAACAAGCTCAACTCGAACGTGCTTGCGAAAGTGTTTGATTCGAAGACCAGTTCGCATCGACCTTTCATGAAAGCGAGAATGCCTGCGTATTCTGCAGAGGCCGTGAAGCCGATCTTGTCTGGGTTGTCGAAGCTCGCAAGTGCATCTGATACCACGCATCTTGAACTTGGCGACGATTCAAAGAAGGCGATTGATGTGGGACGTGAGTTGGTTAACACCGGTTGTGTTCAATGCCACGCTTTCGGCGGTGAGTCGTTGCCAGGTGTCGTCGGAATCGATTTGCAACAGATTGATCAGCGAATTCGACCGGACTGGTTCTACGAATTTGTAAAGAACCCGAATGCGGTAAAAGAACGAACACGGATGCCAACGTTTTTCCCCAACGGAGAAAGCAATCGCAAGGATTTATTGGACGGCGACGTCGATCGACAATTGGCCGCGATCTGGGCTTACCTCGGTAAATTGCCGGGTAGCGGACTTCCCCGTTCGATTGACGAGATACGGTCTGCGAACTTCGAACTGGTTCCGAACGAAAATCCAATCGTCCTGCGGACATTTATGGACGACGCTGGGACGCACGCGATCGCGGTCGGTTTTCGCCAGGAACTGAATTTTGCGTTTGATGCTGAACGGTTGCGGTTGGCTTTGATGTGGAAAGGGCGATTTCTTGATGCGAAAGGAACCTGGTACGAGCGTTTTACTCCACCTGCCAATCCACTCGGAACGGAACGGATTGTTTTTCCGTTGAACGCGGGAAGGCTTTTGCCCGATGAACGGGCGCAGTTCCGAGGTTACCGTTTAGACGAACACGGCGTCCCTACGTTCCTGTATAGGATTGGCGATCTTGATTTCACGGACAAGATATCGCCCAGTTCAGAGAAAAGCCTTAGACGCACAGTCACGATGACTCAGCTGAAATCATCAGCGAACAGATTGCAGCTTCACTTGCACAGCGGCAAAGAACTTCGTCTTGATGCTCGGAATCCTTTGTCTTGCACAGATGAACTTGGTTTGTCCGTTCGA